AAGACCGATATCATCGCCTTCCTCAAGGACAGGTAGGATAGGGATGGACAGCAGCGGCCCAGGAGAGAGTAATAAGAGGGATAGGGGATAGTGACAAAAAGGTAGATGCTATACTTTCAATATATGGAATATATTTAACTTTTATGCCATCCAGATCGCTAACTATTCCCCAATTCACAGACTGTCCTCCAAAAGTGACGAGGTTGAAGAGCTGCGGAACCGACTATCCGGGCTAGTGAAGTCCAAACTAGCCGAGCAACAGGAGTACGAGGTAATAATGATTGTGGTGGtaattatggtggtggtagaggggggggtgattgtgtgaaaatcctggtcaggCTCCAGTAGAAGCCGCAAAAAACCCTTGTGTTCAGtaaaactccaggttgcaatccttattACCATGTCGTAGTCTAGTCGGTAGAGCGTGTGCGTGGTACTACCCagctgcataggttcgaaccctcatcacggctaccAAGGGTATGGGCAGCCAAGGGTATCCATAATTTAACTATAGCTATGCAAGGATATTTTGTAATAGTCTTCCGTGACAAATCACAATCTTCTGTCATTAGAAGATTTTCTTGTAAACCATGTAAGAAAATGGTTTACGTAATACAGTTTCTAGGGGGGACTACTGAGGACCTCAGGAAGCCCTCTTAACCAACGCATTATTGGTTCTGGGGCGACCCCGGGGACCAGGGAGAGTAGATACATCCTATGTATCTAATCATACATCTTTAATACATCCTCACAGTAGTGAGGATGTATTAAGGATGGAAATGGCATCGACAGACACCTCAATTTCCATATAATCTACTCCGTAAAATATACAACCGTTTTGCCTAACCAAAACCGTAAAAATGCAATTGTTTTTCCCAGAAACATACGAATAGAAGCCGTTCCTTCTAACCTCCCGATGCCAATGTGTCGAAAACGACAACATTACTTTAACTAGTCATCATGCGTCGTCTTTTTAACGACTCGTTCTATTCCATAAACACACGAGGCATTAGGGCGACCTCTGATTGTGTCGCCGCCAACAGGCGCGCCTCTCCAGGCTGGGGAAGGAGGCGGAGAACACCCGCCTCGACCTCAACGACAAGATCATCGCCCTCACCAGGAAGCTGGAGAGTCTGGAAGAGTTCCGCCAGCACAAGGAGGAGCTCGAGGCCAAGCTGCTTGCCCTCGAGCACCAGCTGGAGGACTGCAAGGAGAAGCACCAGGAGAAGGTGGGTGGCTATGGCTATAGAGGTCTCAGTTTCACATGCATAATCTTCCTGGGTTCGAGTCCGTTTCACCTACTCACCCGCCCTTTTGCAGGTCAGCTTCCTGGAGAAGGCGGCCTTGGTGGAGGCCGCAGCCCTCAGGGCCGAACTGGAGGCCAGGGTGTCTAGAATTACTGAGGACCTGCGCAGGGCTGCGCAGACGGAGGTCCATTCCACCACCCGACGCGCACTCCACGAGAACGAGGCCCTGACCAAGCAACTGGAGGTCTTCAGGGAGAAGCTCGGGGCCCTCAGGTCCGAGAACCAGGACCTGAGGGAGGCCCTGTCTGACTCACAGGTCAGTCACAGGGCGGAGTATTTAGGACCTGAGAGAGAGCCAATGTGATTCACAGGTCAGTCAGAGGCGATATATAGTGTGTACGTGGCAGATGTTTACTGTAGACCCCTGGTGTATGTCTGCTGGTGGCCATGTACACACTGTAGACCCCTGGTATATGTCTGCAGGTGCGGGAGGGTCTGCTGCAGGACACGGTGTCCCGGGTGACCGCCAGGGGGGAGAGGAGAGCCCGTCTGCTGGAGGCGCTGACGGAACGAGCAGAGAACCACACCCATGTATGGAAGGACTACGACCGCCTGGCCAGGGAGAACCAGAGTCTGCGGCGGGACTTGCAGGTGGGTGAGACCATAACTTCCTTATCATGTATGTTGTCATCATGTCCCCAtcttaacctatcttcatagctcAGACCTCCTATACGCGCCTCTAGTCTTGTTGGAAGTCTTTATTTATGCTTCACACGAAGcggattccaggccggtgctgcgtaTTCCAATATTAGTGTAGCAGAGGCTTTGTAGATTGCCATGAAAGAGCCTGGTTTTGATTTCTAGTGTCTGCCAGGTTCCCATATGTTGCCATTCCCACATGGTATAACTTCATTACGATTGCCTCTCTCCATTTTCCATTTTCGTTTTGGCATATTTTAGCATTCAGAACCTGCCATGGTAGTGAgaaagttgttgtttaagattcagctcctGGGagtcaaaagttgcaagtagcacgggctatagtgagcccgtagtgtacttacctggcacaggagcggggcaagtagcacgggctatggtgagcccgtagtggacttacctggcacaggagcggggcaagtagcacgggctatggtgagcccgtagtgtacttacctggcacaggagcggggcaagtagcacgggctatggtgagcccgtagtggacttacctggcacaggagcggggcaagtagcacgggctatggtgagcccgtagtggacttacctgacacaggagcggggcaagtagcacgggctatggtgagcccgtagtggacttacctggcacaggagcggggcaagtagcacgggctatggtgagcccgtagtggacttacctggcacaggagcgggcagtAACAGTGTGTGTGACCTTACAGGTGATGCAGGGGCAGGTGGACGCCATGACCCAGGCCACCTGTGACCTGAGGGAGAAGGCGGCGGAGAAAGACACGGCCCTGGAGCTGACGACGACACACCTGCACCAGGAGGACGGTGTGAGGAGGGCCCTCCAGGAGGCCCTGTCTGGGGCGCTCTCTCTCCTGCACCGTGCTGCCTTCATGGTgagtagctctctctctctcctgcaccgtgctgccttcatggtgagtagctctctctctctcctgcaccgtgctgccttcatggtgagtagctctctctctctcctgcaccgtgctgccttcatggtgagtatagctctctctctctcctgcaccgtgctgccttcatggtgagtagctctctctctctctcctgcaccgtgctgccttcatggtgagtagctctctctctctctctctctctctctctctctctctctctctctctctctctctctctctctctctctctctctctctctctctctcctgcaccgtgctgccttcatggtgagtagctctctctctctctctctctctctctctctctctctctctctctctctctctctctctctctctctctctctctctctctctctctctctctctctctctctctcctgcaccgtgctgccttcatggtgagtagctctctctctctctctcctgcaccgtgctgccttcatggtgagtagctctctctctctctctctctctctctctctctctctctctctctctctctctctctctctctctctctctctctctctctctctctctctctctctctctctcctgcaccgtgctgccttcatggtgagtagctctctctctctctctctcctgcaccgTGCTGCCTTCATGGTGAGCAGCTCTCTCTCACCAGTTTATGCCCCGCAGGAGGGCGGCGAGACGGGAGAGGACAACATGGCGGGCATACTCCAGCAGCTGGTCAGCCTACTGTCATCAGCTGAGGCCGCCCACCATGGGCGTGGGGTGGTCGGTGAGGCCCCTGCTGGGGAGGGGGCGGCACCCGTGGGGGCGGCGGCACCACCCGTGGGCGTGGGGGCGGCACCCGTGGGCGGTCCTCGTCAGGTCAAGTACCGGGCGGGTGACTTGGGGCTTCTCCCACGCCCACACCGCAAGCACAAGCCCACACCTGACACCTGAGCGATCCACCCCACCTGACAGCTGAGAGATCCGCCCACACCTGAGAGCTGAGAGATCCGCCCACGCACATCAGATAGCTGGCAAATCTCCATGAAGGATTTCTGAAAATCCTTCGATTCTGATATCAAAGAGTTAAGTATTTTATCAACTACATCAATGTCGACAAATCCCTCTCACGTCCTGACTtgtaaatcccccccccctcctctctctatcGCTGTAAATCCGCTGCACCTAGATTTACTAACCTCCATACTCTGACCTGTATCCCCCTCATACAGTTGCTGTAAATCCACAACACAACTTAATCCCTCCACATCAGGGACATCCCCACATCTGAACTATAAATTTCTAGTGCATTATGCTGTAAAATCCTCCTACATATTGGCCTATTAATCCCCCTTCACCTTGACCCATAAACAACTACGTCCTGGACTCTTAAAGACTCACATATTTTGTCCAGAAATCTTTCAACTAATCCAGTAAGTCAACCACAGCTCGACCTGTAAATCCTGGTCAATAAATCACCCTACCATGCTGCATTAATTTGACTATTGAATATTTGTACTAGTACACATATGTGAACTGCTTTGTACACTTGTATATGTAGTAATATGTACATTTGTACATGTAGTTATGTCTAGTAATCTGATATGTGTATGAATGCACAGataaatcacattatcgtgatatatcaatgaacaaatccaacaggggccgtgaagagggttcgaacctgtgtgCTGGATGTGTTATCGTGGTGCAGTCGACTAGAGCACGCCTGGGGACACCCATAGCACATAAGTTCGAACCTCATCAAGGGTCCAgttggatttgttcatgtgtACGAATgtggtctatgccttcacatgctcaCTTGGTGACTTGTCAGTCCCAACGaggtcaatatataggcaagacaacaacttaCTCAAGGTGTCTGGCTCTACACAAACAAGGCTCTATAATCACATCGTTCCTACAtacgaccatcaccagagatattgtAACCAACAGCTAACGTCAAtaaaatcctgatctcaaaagcttcatagaaggttgtatcagaacccatgagcatcacaccagaaataaatacagttttgatattcctagagtacgacttaatcaaactagaaatgctctacaaatcaaggggcccagaatgtggaatgaccttcccaaccatgttaaagactgtacctctctcaaccagtttaagttaaaagcgaagctatacctaataaattccctgtaacctaccttacccttctattgtcaaccaatgtctgtttttttctttaaagagcgctgtttgtcgacataattgtatttgtgctgctttttcatctatgttttcatttcttgttttcattctactcattatgctcaattagtattaagcttgtcatttaagtttatcatgcccgaaacgctttgcgtaatagtggctttaggcagtgtatgtactagctatacctataagtcaaacaatccttgtaaatatttattgtatgtatgtaccttacctaaataaaattgtattgtattgtattgtattgtaaaagaTTAGACATAGCCGAAGTACTACTTACGAAACACTTTCATCTAACCCTCAACAGGCAGTTTATTATTTCTGAGGGTTGACTATATTTGGGGGTGGTAAGGCTCGCATGACCTCACGCTGGTAATTCAATCAGGTAATGGTAGAGTGCCGCCAGCAGACCGACACACATGGAGGTTGAAAATGAGCACATGCCGGGGATCCTACCCATGTGTGGCGGCCAGCGGCTGCCAGCAATAATCAATGATGACAGGACAAACAATGTCTGATATATTAAcatttataattaataattataacaataCAATGATTAGAATATTaacaaataataattacaaatgaaatataataataataacatataataatgttattattatatttaactaataataacaataataattcataataaaatgtgttataataatataataactgataataatattaataatgattGTAAACAAAAAGCCAATAAGGCGTAAGACGCATCAAGAACCATCGCGCCAGTTGGCCCGCCCGCCGGCCGCCGGGGGCGTTCAGATGCGGATGTGGAAGTTAGAGACGAACTCCGGACTCTTAAGGATGACGTGTGTGAACTCTGACTGTGAGAGCCGACCGTCGCAGTCCACGTCcgcctcctccagcacctgcacaCCGAATATAACCACTTTTGTTTATGAATTAAaataataggaattttctcaaatataaattaatattgatatatatcagcatattgtgtatatttaggcattggttaggttaggtgtttaggttctgttggcgattatttgtatttgtagtatgtgggtgaagcatttgcagCTTCACCcacattgtggttcgaacaaaagtcgtcagtgtttcggaagtgttcgaacgtcatcagttgaagagtcgtgtgtaaaccttcCTTCATAAACAGCagatttggcgggtgcatggaatgaactatggcctttgtttatgaggacgggctggcacTTGACTTCCAAGACTGGTGGTTCAGGCTCCATCATGACTGAAGCTCTGGGTGAGGCTCCGAAGCACATTGCAGTATTCTTGGAAGCATCGTTGTCAAAAAGTGTTCTGTGTAAGAATGTGCTCATGTGTATACTATGTCAGTGTCGAGCGGCCCCCAGCGGTGCTATAAGCGGTCCCCAACGGTGCTATAAGCGGGCCACCCAGCGGTGCTATAAGCGGCCCCCAGCGGTGCTATAAGCGACCCCCAACGGTGCCCAGCGGTGCCAAGCGGCGCTATAAGCGGCCCTCCAGCAGTGCCAAGCGGACCCCCAGCGGTGTCAAGCAGCGCCCAGCGGTGCCAAGCAGCGCCCAGGGGTGCTATAAGCGGCCTCCCCCCCAGCGGTGCCAAGCAGCGCGCAGCGGTGCTATAAGCAGCCCCCTAGCGGTGCCAAGCGGCGCTATAAGCGGCGCTATAAGCGGCGCCCAGCGGTGCTATGAACGGCCCCCAGCGGTGCTATAAGCGGACCCCCAGCGGTGCTATGAACGGCCCCCAGCGGTGCTATAAGCGGCCCCCCAGCGGTGCTATGAACGGCCCCCAGCGGTGCTATAAGCGGCCCCCCAGCGGTGTCAAGCAGCGCCCAGCAGGTGCCAGCGGTGCCTTACCTTAGCGACAATAGTGGAGTACTCATCAGGTGTGAGGAGGTCGTGAGTAAGGTGCCGGACACACTGCTGAAGGtcctcctcccccaggaagccGTCCCCGTCGAAGTCTGACAAAAGTTACGCcaatgtttgtaaacaaacattttGGCGGGAAATGTGTTCTTTGGCGCCAAATTTTCTCAAGCAATATCCTGAATTTTAGAGATTTTAGGTGGATAGTGGATCGTATGGACAAAAAAATTTGATTTTTAGAAATCTAAAGGGCTTCTTAGTaagacttgaacaaaatatttttATATGCAAAATTTGGAACAGCAAAGATGTCTTTTTTATTACCGTGGAGGGTTTCAAAGTAGCAGCCTACATTAGTCTGAGAGAGAGTATCTATACAAAGTAGAAGCCTACATTAGTGTGAGAGATAGTATCCATACAAAGTAGAAGCCTACATTAGTGTGAGAGAGAGTATCTATACAAAGTAGAAGCCTACATTAGTGTGAGAGATAGTATCCATACAAAGTAGAAGCCTACATTAGTGTGAGAGAGAGTATCCATACAAAGTAGAAGCCTACATTAGTGTGAGAGAGAGTATCCATACAAAGTAGAAGCCTACATTAGTGTGAGAGAGAGTATCCATACAAAGTAGAAGCCTAcattagtgagagagagagtatccATACAAAGTAGATGCCTAcattagtgagagagagagtatccATACAAAGTAGAAGCCTACATTAGTGTGAGAGATAGTATCCATACAAAGTAGCAGCCTACATTAGTGTGAGAGATAGTATCTATACAAAGTAGCAGCCTACATTAGTGTGAGAGATAGTATCTATACAAAGTAGAAGCCTACATTAGTGTGAGATATAGTATCTATACAAAGGGATTGTAAGGCCTATATTAACGACTGAGGTTAAGAGGGTCCTACTCGATTCCATTAGTAAGATTTTCCAAGTGCATGAAGAACAGACCACGAATCACAGAACATTGTTctccttgaacaaatccacaagggccttgatgaggattcgaacctcatGAGGGGCAGTAACACTCCAAGTTGCAATTATTAAaccatgtggtggtacagtggactagagcgcgtctgggaacacccagtgtgtaggttcgaaccctcattgttCATAGTTATTGTAATTTATCTGTGTTATTCGCCTATGTTTGTGAGAATACTGACCTGACATAACCTAATcactcaaatacacacacacacacaagattcttTGGACACCAATAAAACTTCTTTTACAGACTAACAATACAAGTACATGGGTCCCtccatatatataaaatagggaaaataaaacaaaaattgaaCATGATGATAACCCGAAAAATGTAGAAACCgcaaaaattctttctaaggaCTTTTTATAACCAGGACGTGCACCTTCCCTGCACAAACAATGTGGTGGACCTTAGCGGAGACAGCGCCAGACGACCCTATGAGACCTGAGAGTGTTCCGAGCACTAAGACTAAGCTTACCGTAGACCTTGAAGGCGTAGGTGGCCTTAATGTCCCTAGGGGCAGCCTCGCTGAAGACTGAAAACATCTCCAGGAACTCATCGAAGGTCAGTGATGCTGACCTTTCTCCGCTGAAGACTTCACAGACCCGTCGACGGAATGGGTTCtcctggtggtggttcatggggaagggggtggttgtggtgatggtggtagttacaTATAACAACCCAGCACATTCCAAACATAATAAGCTAAGCAGAAAAGTATGCACTATAGACAAAATAATTCACGCCACAGGGATCATAAGTCTAATGCTGTTGACAACAACTTTTGTTTTTAATCATGTAACCCCCCTTACATAGTCTGTCTCACCTTGAGTTCTGTCAGGGCATCAAGAGCAGTGTAGGGGACGGTGAACCGAGCCGCACACTGCCTGTCAACCACCTCCGGCAACTTGCCCCCGCCAAGCTGACGGAATATTCTCTCAGCTCTGAAAACATAAGCTCACTTGTTTATTTTTGGCGGGAACTACAAGTGGAGATTTAGGCTGCCGGAGTGGGGATTTGCGGGGAAGGATTTCCCAGTGGGATTGGGGGAATAGGATTTACGGAAAGGTATAAATATGTGTACACAAAGACACAGACACACTATGTGGATATACTAGTGAATCGTGAATTATGTAAATGATATTTCAAAGGGAATAATATCCGCCATATTGAACTACCAACCTGAGAATATTTTTCCTGGTGAGGAAGGTACAGGCCTAAGGAAGTATTGTatggatatatatacatatgtattttCTGTTATATTATATTTACAGATTTTTTATATTTCAGCTTCAGTATTTGCATGTATTACAGCATAAGATACAATATTATTATCTCTATATAGCAATAattgcgtctgtctgtctgtctctgtctgtctgtctgtctgtctgtctgtctgtctgtctgtctgtctgtctgtctgtctgtctgtctgtctgtctgtctgtctgtctgtctgtctgtctatctgtctctctctctctctctctctctctctctctctctctctctctctctctctctctctctctctctctctctctctctctctctctctctctctctctctctctctctctctctctctctctctctctctctctctctctctctctctctcacctggtaCTCCTCGAGCTGCTCCTCTGAGAATGCGTCAATCTTATTACCCATTATACCTTCTCTACAACACTAAACGTTTATAAAGATGTAGAGTCTTCAATTTAACGTTTATAAAAGATatcttgtcctcgtcgaggccactagagagagatGGTCGCCCTCAGGTAAAATTCTCCAACAAAACACTTGAAACAAAAAAATCTTGTACGTCCTTCCCGGGTGAGGTATATACGTGTACTGATGAATTTCTCGTAAAACAGTTTTATATTATGGTGGACCACACCCTTTCTGAGCGGCCACACCCACCCCAGGCGGCCACGCCCTCTCTGAGCTACCCAGTGGGTGGGTGTGATTTTAAATTTGTAATTTTAAAATCTAGTTGAAAAACGTTATCAGGACTTTCGAAGGGGGGGACCTTTCTTTCTTtcggggggaccttcgacaagccgctagctttcggtccttcctgaggtcactagagtgttagtggccctcaagtAAATTCAGGTATACAGAATTTGCCGCGTAATGGCCTCTGATTTGAAATACAAATCGGAGATGTTTCTGAAGAGGGGGACAAAGAAACAGTTGCGCAGTGCGCCCCGCGCAGATGCGCGGGAAGCCCGGGGCCATATAAATTCCGAGGTAGAGAGGggctccctctctctccacccgACCGTCGCAGTACTCGAAACTTTTCGCGGATTTCCCATTATGTCTTGGTCGGGCTCCGTTAAGTGTTGTGTCTATACACTTTATTTCCCCTTTGTGTTCTGACTGTTATACCTAGTTCTAATTACATTTCTtctgccattaggtttctgcagaacggGTTTGCCATGTAACTAGGCTTTGCTTACTACTACGGgggtacattttaagttaatttagtcctcagacatggacatgttacatttgttaattcctacttatattatttacatgttctgcagaatttaatttactaataaaaTTTAAGCCCCAATCGGCCTGTGTCtttttccccctggtcagaaaacaaTATTTATACAAGTTACGCCAACTAAAGTTTCATTTTCTATGACGAGTTTCTTGTGCTAGTTTTCTATGACAACTCCCTCTCATTGATTACTAAATTATCAGGATTTCCGAGTTAGGAGAGAGACGTTTGGGCAACGCTTTATTTCACATTATGTCCAAGTTGTGGATTTCATCTTGGGGAGGGAAAAAATGTAATCTATAAGGGGAGCAGAGCAGTGGGTGCCCGCCATACAGGGGACTTTCTTCTGACAGTAGCCATGTCTGCAACAGTGCTCCTCCGCCTTCGTGACCCAGTTCACAccaaatacaagtgtatttgcaacaggatgGTAGCAGGCCAATCATGTTATGCATGCCAGACCAAGGGCTGACATGCATGACACAACGACGTTAATGACATCAGCAAGAGAAGTCTTGCTTCAGCTCAGTACCCAGCAGAGA
This genomic stretch from Procambarus clarkii isolate CNS0578487 chromosome 5, FALCON_Pclarkii_2.0, whole genome shotgun sequence harbors:
- the LOC123766773 gene encoding cilia- and flagella-associated protein 157-like; its protein translation is MAPKKKGKKKGGKKKDKKEEDDAGKPKEAISELDKHYYLNQIQALEVKLKRSTTRGDQLDDAEKHARAQYDKLHSDKTDIIAFLKDRLSSKSDEVEELRNRLSGLVKSKLAEQQEYEARLSRLGKEAENTRLDLNDKIIALTRKLESLEEFRQHKEELEAKLLALEHQLEDCKEKHQEKVSFLEKAALVEAAALRAELEARVSRITEDLRRAAQTEVHSTTRRALHENEALTKQLEVFREKLGALRSENQDLREALSDSQVREGLLQDTVSRVTARGERRARLLEALTERAENHTHVWKDYDRLARENQSLRRDLQVMQGQVDAMTQATCDLREKAAEKDTALELTTTHLHQEDGVRRALQEALSGALSLLHRAAFMEGGETGEDNMAGILQQLVSLLSSAEAAHHGRGVVGEAPAGEGAAPVGAAAPPVGVGAAPVGGPRQVKYRAGDLGLLPRPHRKHKPTPDT
- the Cib2 gene encoding calcium and integrin-binding family member 2; its protein translation is MGNKIDAFSEEQLEEYQACTFLTRKNILRAERIFRQLGGGKLPEVVDRQCAARFTVPYTALDALTELKENPFRRRVCEVFSGERSASLTFDEFLEMFSVFSEAAPRDIKATYAFKVYDFDGDGFLGEEDLQQCVRHLTHDLLTPDEYSTIVAKVLEEADVDCDGRLSQSEFTHVILKSPEFVSNFHIRI